CAGCAAAAATTTGATTCTTCGATGGATGCGGCCCGGCAAAAACTCGAGACCTTGAAGCCGCTGCTGCAGCAAGCGACCTTTCACTTAACCGGGAATTCACACATCGATGCCGCCTGGCTCTGGCCCGCCTCAGAAACCGTCGACGTGGTGAAGCGAACCTTCTCGACGGCGCTACAGCTAATGAACGAGTATCCCGATTACACCTACACGCAATCGGCTGCAGCCTACAACCAGTGGATGGCAACGAAGTATCCTGCGATCAATGACGAAATCAAGAAACGCATCAAGGAAGGCCGGTGGGAGATCGTCGGCGGCATGTGGGTCGAACCCGACCTCAACATGCCAGATGGAGAATCGCAGGTTCGCTCACTGCTGGTAGGAAAACGCTGGCTCAAGAAAGAGTATGGCGTTGATGTGCGTATTGGCTGGAATCCCGACTCATTCGGATATAACTGGCAGCTTCCCCAAATCTACAAGCGTTCGGGCATGGACTACTTCGTCACCCAGAAGATGACCTGGAACGATACCAATCAACTTCCCTTCAAGCTCTTCTGGTGGCAGTCTCCGGATGGGTCAAAGGTGCTGACCTACTTTCCGCAGGGCTATGGGAATAACAACCTGAATCCTGTACGACTCTCGGCTGACCTTGCCAAGGCTCGCGAGCGAGCGCCCGGCATGGAAGAGATGATGGACCTCTATGGCGTGGGTGATCACGGTGGCGGTCCGACCCGCGCCGTCCTCGACGAGGGGAACCACTGGGCAAAGGACGGCATGATCGTGCCGAAGATGGAATTCGGTACCGCGCAGAATTATTTCAGCTCTGTCGAGAAAGAACTTTCGTCGAATTCGCCGGTGTGGAACTATGCCTCGATCGCGAAGGGCTACAAGCCTCCCGCCGCAGAGGCTGGAAAGATCAGTATTCCGACATGGGACTCGGAGATGTACCTCGAGTTCCATCGCGGAGTATTTACAACGCAGGCTCAGCACAAGCGCAATATGCGCGAGAGCGAGGAAGAGACTCTCAACGCTGAAAAGTACGCCTCGCTCGCCTGGTTGCGCGGCAAGGCTTATCCTGACGACCAACTCACAGATGCCTGGAAGACGATTACCTTTAATGACTTCCACGATCTTGCTGCCGGTTCGGGTATCGGCGTCATCTACAAGGAAGCGCAAGCCGAGTTCGACAAGGTCCGTCTGGAGACAGATGCAATCTCGTCAAATTCACTTCACGCGCTTGCCTCGAACATCAACACGAAGGCCGCAGGCGACGTTCCTGTGCTGATCTTCAATCCGCTGGCATGGTCACGCTCAGGGCTCGTAACCGTCAACGTACAACTGCCCAGTGCATCCAGTAACGGAATCTCGCTGCTGGATGAACACAACAAGGTTGTTCCAACTAAGGTTCTCTCCAGCGATGAGAAGACTGGTGCATACAAATTGCTGGTCCAGGCAGACGATGTGCCTTCTCTCGGATACAAGGTTCTTCACGCCGTTGCTGGAGAAAAACCCTTCAAGAGCGATCTGAAGGTCAGCGGGACCACAATGGAAAACGATTTGCTGCGTGTAGAGGTCGATCCCAAGACCGGCTGCATCACCAGCCTTTATGACAAGCAAGCGAGGTTTGAATCGTTGGCCAAAGGAGCCTGTGGCAACCAGCTTCAGACCTTCCATGATCTTCCGGCACGATATGACGCCTGGAACATCGATCCTGGCACGCTCGACCACATGATCCCCATCGACAAAGTCGACTCCGTCGATGTGATTGAGAAGGGACCGATGCGCGCCGCAATCCGCGTCACCCGCACCTGGCAGAGCTCGAAGTTTGTGCAAGAGATCGAACTCTCTGCTCACAGCGACATGGTCGATGTCGTCAACGATATCGATTGGCACGAGACGCATGTTCTGCTCAAGGCAGCATTTCCACTGGCGGCCTCCGGCCCCATGGCAACCTATGAGATTCCCTATGGGACCATCGAGCGGCCCACGACGAGAAACAACTCCTGGGAGAAAGCACAGTTTGAAGTCCCTGCCCTTCGTTGGGCCGATCTTGGCGATAGCCAGCGCGGCTTCAGCTTAATCAACGAGGCGAAGTACGGCTACGACGCCGAGGGTAATACTCTGCGGCTTACGCTGCTGCGTTCGCCTACCTCGCCCGATCCCGACGCAGACCGCGGCCATCAGCACTTCAGCTATGCTCTTTATCCACATGCTGGAAATTGGAAGCAGGCCCTTAGCGAGCGTCACGGTTACGAATATAACTACAAACTGCGGGCCCAGCAGGTAGTGCCTCACACTGGCTCACTTCCGTTGGAGCACTCCTACATCGCGGTTGCGCCAGAAAACGTCGTTCTAACCGCAGTCAAAAAGGCTGAGGACAAGAATGGTCTGATCTTCCGCGTCTACGAGTGGGCAGGAAAGCAAAGCGACGTCACCTTCACAGTTCCGCCGGGAGCAACTTCAGCCACCGAGACCAACCTAATGGAGAAGGCGACAGGTTCGCCGCTCGCAATATCGGGAGACAAGGTTACTGCACACATCAATCCATACGAAATCCTCACGGTGCGGATCGATTACCCGAATCCATCGAAGTAATCGAACGGAGTGGAGAAAATGACGAGCAACCATTGATAGGATCGATGTGTGATCGACCGTCGTCATTTTCTGAAACTCTCTGGCATGGCGACAGCAGAATTGCTGAGCCGACAAGCAACTGCCCTTGCTTCGCCGGACTACTCCCTAACGATTGGCTCCGCTTCGATTGAGATCGCTCCTCGTCGATTCATCAAGACCACCGCCTATAACAGGCAAGCCCCCGGCCCTTTGCTGCGAATGAAAGAGGGCGTCCCGGTCACAATCGACGTTTCGAATCAAAGCAGCGACGACGAGATCGTGCACTGGCATGGTCTCTTTCTACCGCCCGAGATCGATGGGGCCATGGAAGAAGGAACGCCGCATATTCCTGCGGGAAAGAGTGCGCGCTACACCTTCACGCCGGAGCCTGGGGGATTTCGCTGGTACCACACCCACACCTCGGCAAAAAACAATCTGAAGAAGGCCCTATACAGCGGACAGTATGGATTTCTATGGATTGAGCCGCGCGAGAATCCTGGCCGCTACGATCAGGAGTTCTTCCTCGCCCTACACGATTGGGATGGCTCTCTTGTGGGCAGCGATGACGGCTCGATGAATCCGGTCTACAACTACTCGACCATCAATGGAAAGACGTTGGGCTTCGGTGAGCCGCTACGAGTGCGACAGGGACAACGCGTCGTACTGCATATCGTCAACACCAGCGCGACCGAACCGCATTGGCTGGCGCTGGCAGGTCATCAGTTCAAGGTAATGGCACTCGACGGCAATCCCGTGCCCTCACCCCGCACAGTATCCATGTTGCATCTGTCTCCTGCGGAGCGCGTTTCCGTTGAAGTCGAGATGAACAACCCCGGCGTGTGGGTTCTGGGTGAGGTTCGCAAACACGTGCAGGCAATCGGCATGGGGATTGTCGTCGAGTACGCAGACCGTTCTGGAAAACCGGCCTGGCAGCAGCCTCAGATGCTCAGGTGGGATTATCTTGTGTTCGGAGCAACCGCCCCCGACGAATCTTCACGTGAAATTAAGGCAGAAGTGATTCCCTTGACCTTTACGTCGAAGTTCATTGGACATGGAGCCATGGATCGATGGATGATCAATGGCCGTTCGTTCCCCGATACCGAAACCATTTCGCTGAGGTTGGGCCAACGCTATCGATTGGCCTTCAAAAATAAAAGCATGGACGACCATCCTGTTCACCTGCATCGCCACACCTTTGAACTTCGCAGCATGGCGGGACGCGCGACACGCGGGATTATGAAGGATACGGTCCTGGTCAAAGCCGGAACCGAAGCGGAGGTCGAATTCACAGCAAACATGCCGGGGCTTTCACTGTTTCACTGCCATCAGCAGGACCACATGGACATGGGATTCATGATGCTTTTCCGAGGCTTATGAGTCTTATCGAAAGAATGGGAATAGATTTGCAGATTCGACAGACATTTTTGAACTGGATTGCATGCTTCGCGCTGCTCTGCGCTTTTGCGCCGTCCCCGGCAAAAGCACAAGGCAATTATGAGATTCAGGTATATGCCTCTCCTACCGTGCCACCCAAGACCACGATGGTGGAGCTGCACTCGAACTTCACGCCTGAGGGTTCAACAAAGACCAATGACGGAACCTATCCCACGAATCATCAACAACACGAGACCCTTGAAATTACGCAGGGGATCAATGACTGGGCCGAGGTCGGTTTTTATGTCTTTACCAGCTGGCAGAACGGGCATGGCGTGCAATGGGTAGGCGACCATATTCGTCCGCGGGTGCGAGTGCCCGACTCCTGGCACTGGCCGGTGGGGGTCAGTCTTTCAACAGAGATTGGTTATCAACGTTCGCAATACTCCCCCGACACGTGGACATGGGAGATCAGACCTATCGTCGATAAATCCATCGGCCGCTGGTATATGGCGGTCAATCCGGCACTCGAACGCACCTGGCACGGCCCGGATACGAACCAAGGGATAGGCTTCGCTCCCGCCGCAAAGATCGGGTATGACTTTACTCGTAAGATCTCGGGCGGCCTGGAGTACTACGGCAACTTTGGACGCGTATGGTCGTTCAGCGCGCTACACGACCAGCAGCAACAGCTCTTTGCCGTAACCGATCTGAATGTATCGCCCAAGTGGGAGTTCAACTTCGGCGTCGGTATGGGAGCTACGGCTTCGACCGACCACCTGATCATCAAGGCCATTGTGGGGCGTCGCTTTAACTGGGGCAAACAATCACCTGTGGAATAACTGCCTGGGCAGCAAAATAATTTATTTGAAAATACAGCACTAATCTGGCCTTTCGTGCGATTCTTCTAAGCAACATCAGGAGACCACCCATGCAGAGTGGGGAGTCGCAGGTCCGTTTCGATTTGCAACCTGAAAACGGCGTCGCGGCGCAGCGAACGCCGCTTTGGCCGATGTTCGTCGGCATTATCGTTACCGCCTGGGCGCTGGATTTCGTGGTGTCATGGTTGCCACGAGGATCAATGGCGCGCTTCGGACTTCTGATCCTTGCCGTCATGCTGCTGTTTACGGCGGTGATGGTTTGCGGCTTCGTGGTGCGTGCCGTATATGCTCGTCTGCTTCCCGGAAAACGACCGCTGGCTACCCCGGCAATCCGCGCAGCCTGCCTGACGGCCTTATGGATTCCGGCATGGGTGTTGTTTGTAGAGACATGGTCGCTGCTGATGATCGCGGCTGGAGTGCTATGTCTGCTGACTCTGGGCTGGTTTCTTAAGCGGTGCGAGATCGCTCCAGTCCAGGTTGACGCCGCATCTCAACCTCATGAACCAGGGACGCCGTTTCTATTTGACGGAACACCGTTAGCACGCCTGTTGTTGCCATCGCTGCTGCTGGTGTTGTTGTTCGATGCTGCAATTGCCCTGGCTGCAAACCGCTGGTTTGTGGTGTCGTCGATTGCGGCGGGCGTCTTCGCGGGTGTGCTGGCATGGCGAGCAGCCACCCGGCGAGTGGCCATTTCAGGTGCTCCCCAGATTACGCAAAAACCGGTGATCTCAAACGGCGGGCAGGCAGGCATCCTTACCACCGCGTTTCTGCTGACGCTGGTGGCGCTGTTGCCCTATCTGCGAGTGGGACAGAAGCGCTCCGGCATATTGGGACCAACGAATGCGACAAAAGCGTCGGCCGCCACTCCAAAAGATGGCGCTTCATCAAGCGACGGTTATGTCGGCGTCATCCTTCTGCCGCTCTCCGAACCGCAAAAGAAGATCATTGCGCCTGTACAGCATGACCTTGTACCGCACTTCGGCGTAAAAATTGCCGAGCCGATGGAGATCCCATTCGACGGGCAATACTGGTACTTCAAGTGGCCCGACAAGCGCCCTCGTCCCACTGCGCGCATGGTGCGCGGTAGCTCGACCAAGGTGCAGGTGAGCTCCAGCGATCGGTATCCGCTGCTGATGGAGGCTCATCAAAAGCTGGCTCAGCCGATGGATCTTGGCTGCTGCTCGGCGATGGATCTGGTTGTAGAGAACGCAGATCAGCAGGAGGGAGCCATCGCCCTTGAATTGTGGGTGAAGAAGCTTCCCGACGCAGCGGCCTCGGCAAAGCAACGGGTCAATGCCGTTGCACTTGAACAGGTGCCACGCTACCTCGGCACAGTCACGATTCCTTCCAGCGAACTACCGATGGCCCAACGTCTGAATCCCTCAGGCAAGCAGACGGAGGAAAAACTGCAATTCCCAATTCCCGCAGCTATGGATGGAATGATGTTCGACGAGATTACAGTCGTTGTCAGGACAGCTCCTGAGCGCGCAAGAATGGGCGCGAAGGTGGCGATCAAAAAGTTTGTACTGGAGCCGTAGGATTGACGAAATAGCAAATAGCTTGCGGCCATGCGGGCTGCCATGTATGCTTGATTCCAAGATGACTTTCCAGTCCAGCCGATTTATTAGCTTTATTTACCGCTACTGGTACCCGGTAGCGGCTTCGGCGGAGTAGGGTCTTCTGACAAATAAGCCTTAGAAGTAAGCTGAGTTCAGACGAGATTCGACACCACACGAGCCGCAACCGCAAAGGTTGCGGCTTTTGTTTTTATGAACGATAGGCGAGGAGAGACGATGGGGACGACGGCAGGAATTGTAAGTCCGGCTGGACCTATGAGCACAGTAAGGTCGGCAGCAGGACGGTTCGGAGTTTACGGTGGGCGCTATGTCCCTGAAACCCTGATGGCTGCGCTCGAGGAACTGGAGGCGGCATACGCGGATGCTCAGAAGGACGCAGCCTTTCAGGCCGAGCTCGACGACCTGTTGCACAACTACTGCGGCCGGCCTACGCCGCTCTACTTTGCCAAGCGACTGAGCGAGAACCTGGGTGGCGCAAAGATCTATCTCAAGCGCGAAGACCTTCTCCACACCGGCGCCCACAAGATCAACAACGCTCTCGGCCAGGGTCTGCTCGCTCGCCGCATGGGTAAGAAACGCATCATCGCTGAGACTGGCGCGGGGCAGCACGGTGTAGCGACTGCAACGGTATGCGCTCTGCTCGGCATGGAGTGCGTCGTCTACATGGGCGAAGAAGACATGCGCCGGCAGGAGCTGAACGTCTACCGCATGCGTCTGTTGGGCGCGGAGGTACGCGGCGTCTCTGCGGGCTCGGCCACGCTGAAGGACGCAATCTCTGAAGCGATGCGCGACTGGGTCACCAACGTCCGCACCACCTTCTACATTCTGGGTTCGGCGCTCGGTGCGCATCCTTATCCCACCATCGTGCGTGACTTCCATCGCGTGATCAGCAAAGAGGCCAAGAGACAGATACTCGAGCAGGCAGGCAAGTTGCCTACTGCCGTTGTCGCCTGCGTTGGCGGCGGTTCCAACGCCATCGGGGCTTTCTACGAGTTCCTGAACGACTCCAACGTGCAGCTGATCGGTGTAGAAGCCGGCGGTCGCGGAACCGCCCTGGGCGAACACGCTGCACGTTTCATGAAATCCGGTGGTGGAGTTCCAGGGGTGCTGCAAGGCACTTACAGCTATGTCCTGCAGGACGACGCCGGACAGATCGCGGCAACGCACTCGGTCTCTGCTGGACTCGACTACGCCAGTGTCGGCCCCGAGCACGCGATGCTGCATGATTCAGGACGCGCCACCTACACGATGGCCACCGATGATGAGGCTTTGAAAGCGGTTGTCACGCTGTCACGGACTGAGGGTATTCTTCCGGCTCTTGAGAGTGCACATGCCGTAGCTGAAGCCATCAAGCTGGCACCAAAGATGGCAAAGACAGACGTATTGATGGTGAACCTCTCAGGGCGTGGTGATAAGGATATGGGGATTTTGTCGCGGGAGCTGGATGTGAAAGGCGCATCTGTGGGGGCGGAGAGCTAACCATGGCGATCCAGTTCAAAAAGAAGCCCGGCCTAGTCGTTTATCTCACTGCAGGCGACCCCGATCTCGCCACCACTCGCGATATCGCGCTAGCAGCGATCGACAACGGCGCAGACGTGATCGAGCTAGGGGTCCCCTTCAGCGACCCGCTCGCCGACGGCCCTGTAATCCAACGCGCCAGTGAACGCGCTGTTGCCAAAGGCACGCGGCTGACTGATGTACTCAACGTGGCAAAAGAACTGCGAGCAGCTCGTCCACAAGCAGGAATTATTCTCTTCTCGTATCTGAATCCCGTTCTGCGACTCGGTCTCAAGGAGTTTTGTGCGAGAGCGAAGGATGCAGGAGCGGACGGTGTTCTGCTGACCGACATGATCGTCGAAGAGGCGGCCGAATATCTCGACGCCATGCGCACCAATAAGCTCGCTCCGGTTTTTCTTGCCGCTCCCACCAGCCCCGATGCCCGTTTGAAGGCAATTGCGGAAAACTCGCAGGGGTTCGTCTACGCCATCTCACGTACTGGAATTACCGGCACGCAGTCGCACCTCACCAGCGATGCTGCGGATATCGTTACGCGGCTCAGGCAGTTCACCTCGCTGCCGATTGCCGTCGGATTCGGCATCTCGAATGCTCAACATGTAAAGGCGGTGGGCGAGTTTGCCGACGCGGCTGTAGTCGGCAGTGCAATTGTGCAGTTGATCGAAAAGACCGCACCGGAGCAGGCCGCATCGGCAGTCGGAAAGTTTGTAGCGGAGCTGCGAGCATGAGACACGTACTCCAGAACGGAATAGGGCATCCAGAAGCCCTCATTCTGCCCATTTATCATGGGGCGTACCTAAATCCCCAGCGGCGAGCGTATGTCTCGCTGCAACCTGAGGACATTCGATGGAGATCTCTGACTGGCGCAAAAAGATCGATGAGCTCGACGAGCAGATCGTTCGCCTTCTCAACCAGCGAGCTGAAGCCGCACACGCCATTGGCAAGCTCAAGCACCAGAGCAGCGCTCCGGTTTATGAACCGAATCGAGAGAAGGAAGTCTTTGAGCATGTGCGCCGTTCGAACCCTGGCCCCCTCTCTGAGACTGAGGTCGTCGACATCTATGAGCGAGTCATCGACGTAATGCGCGCCCTTCAGAAGAAATGACAGGTTTTGCAGTTTGCAACTTATTCCGTTCCACGTTTAGGAAAGCGAAACGAAGACAATGATCGTAGCAATGCAGGACACGGCAACTGAAGAACACATCCAGACCGTAATCGAGCGGATGGTTGAGCTTGGGTTCAACGTTCACCGCACCACCGGAGCCGCGCAGACCATTCTGGCCGGTGTAGGAACTCCGGAGCATTTTGACGTGGCCGAGTTCAAGGTTCTGGCCGGCGTTCACGATGCCTACCGCATTTCTTCGCCCTACAAGCTCGCGGGACGCAACTTCCGCCCGGAAGGCACGAAGATCACCTTCCCCAATGGGGTCGTCGTTGGCGGCAAGGAAGTTGTCGTCATGGCTGGTCCCTGCTCGGTCGAATCACGCGAGCAGATTCTCGACAGCGCCAAGAAGGTTGCTGCCGCAGGCGGAAAGTTTCTGCGTGGCGGAGCCTACAAGCCGCGCAGCTCGCCCTACAGCTTCCAGGGCATGGGCCTTGAAGGCCTGAAGTTGCTGCGTGAAGTCGGCGATGAAACCAACCTGCTCGTCATCACCGAAGTCATGGAGATCTCTCAGATCGAGCCAATGCTTCCTTACATCGATTGCTTCCAGATTGGCGCGCGCAACATGCAGAATTTCAATCTACTGCGAGAGCTCGGCCACGTCCGCAAGCCCTGCCTGTTGAAGCGCGGTATCTCAGCCACGATCGAAGAGGTTCTGCTGTCCGCCGAGTACATCCTCTCGGGCGGCAACTATGACCTGATGCTCTGCGAGCGCGGCATCCGCACCTACGAGACCGCGACCCGCAACACGATGGATATCTCCGCGATCCCCGTGCTTAAGAAGTTGACCCACCTTCCCGTACTGGGCGATCCGTCGCACGGCGTTGGCATTCGCGAATTCGTTCCTCCAATGGCGTTGGCTGCTGTGGCCGCAGGCGCAGATGGACTATTAATGGAGATGCACCCAAATCCCGATAAGGCCATGAGCGACGGAGCGCAGAGCATGTATCCGGAGCAATTGGAGAAGCTTATTGCACAACTCAAGCAACTAGCGCCAGTGGTCGGACGTTCGGTGGCATAGGAGATGGCTGCAGGCGTGATTGAGCGCGTTCTCATTATCGGGACAGGGTTGATCGGTGCTTCCACCGGTCTGGCTCTGCGTACCGCGGGCTTCTCTGGCCGCATCGACGGCTGGGACCAGAGTTCGTTGGAGTTGAATGCTGCCCTTCAGATGGGAGCCGTCGACGGAGTCGTAGGCAACCAGTGGGGTGCACTCGAGCTTGCTCGCCAGGCCGATGTGGTCGTGCTTGCCGTTCCGGTATTGGCAATCAAGGACTGGATGCAACAACTTGCCACGGTCATGGGGCCGGATCAGCTCATCACCGATGTGGGCAGCACCAAGCTCGAGATCACGGAACTGGCCGCGACACTTTTCGGTGGCAAGGACCAGGCCATCTTTCTCGCCGGTCACCCTATGGCAGGCAAGGAATCCGGCGGCGCATTGCTGGCCGAGGCCAGCCTGTTCAACGGCGCAATGTGGCTGTTCACACCGACGGCCGCAGAGTCTACACCGCTTGAGAAAGAGTGGCGAAGTTGGGTCGGATTCTTTGGAGCGCGCTCGCTCGATATGGACCCGAAGCGCCACGATGAGATGTGCGCTTGGGTAAGCCATCTGCCGCAGATGCTCTCGACTGCTCTTGCAGCCTTGCTTGAAGACCGCTTCGGCGATGCCCCCGAAATTGCGGCTATCGGCGGACGCGCACTGCGCGAGACTACCCGACTCGGCGCGAGCCCGTACAGCATGTGGCGCGATGTTGCGCTCACCAATACAGAACCGATCGCCGAAACACTGCTTTCGCTCGAACAACGTCTGACCCATGTTCGCGAGAACCTGCGCACGCCCGGGTTGCGCGACGAGTTCACCCTGGCAAACAGGTTTCGGGCGAAGCGATAGAAAAATAAGCCGGATCTTTTCGTTGTTAAGGAGCTATCACTTGAGTACCGCGGAGCGAGTAAGCGAGACAAGCATCACCCTGGCCGACGTCGTTGCAGCACGCGAGCGTCTGCGCAACTCCATTTATTACTCTCCCTGCGCGCACTCCCAGATGCTCTCCTCCATTACGGGCCAGCAGGTCTTTCTAAAGCTCGAAAACCTGCAAATGACCGGCTCGTTCAAGGAGCGTGGCGCTCTGAACCGCATCGCGCTGCTCACGCCAGAACAGGCCGCCCGCGGAGTTGTAGCCGCCAGCGCAGGTAACCACGCGCAGGGCGTAGCCTATCACGCCACCAAGCGCGGAATTCGCGCTGTAATCGTGATGCCGCTGGCGACGCCACTGGTGAAGGTCACGGCGACTCGCGGCTTCGGCGCAGAGGTCGTCCTGCACGGAGCCAACTACGATGAGGCCTACGAAGAAGCTCGCCGCATCTGCGCCGCGCAGAACATGACCTTCATCCATCCCTTCGACGATCCGGCCGTCATGGCAGGACAAGGAACGATCGGGCTCGAGCTGCTCGAGCAGATTCCGGACCTCGAGGCCGTCGTTGTTCCCATTGGCGGAGGCGGGCTGATTGGCGGCGTTGCCTGCGCCATCAAGGAGTCGAACCCCAGGATTAAGGTCATCGGAGCGCAAACCTCGCGTCTGCCGTCGATGAAAGTGGCTGTAGAACAGCACCGGCCGGTAACGATTCCTCCAGCAACGACCATCGCGGACGGTATCGCCGTGCGTCGTGCGGGCGAGGTAACGCTGCCCGTGATCGAGCGCTACGTCGACGAGATCGTCACCGTCGATGAAGATGAAATCGCTTCGGCCATCCTCGTTCTGCTGGAACGCGAGAAGACACTGGCCGAAGGCGCGGGCGCTACCGGCCTCGCATCCCTGTTGCAGAAGAAGACGTCACTCAACGGTGCGCGCACCGCAGTCATCATCGGCGGAGGCAACATCGACGTCACGCTGCTCAGCCGCATCATCGAGCGCGGCCTTGTGCAGGACGGACGTATGATCCGGCTGCGCATCCATCTGCTGGATAAGCCCGGCGCACTCGCCGAGCTGACGAAGCTGATCGCGCATCATCGCGTAAACATTGTGGACACGCTCTATAACCGCGCCTACTACGGTGTGAACCTGGGCGATACGACGATCGATATTACGCTCGAGACACGCGGCCCGGCGCAGGTCGCTGAACTGCTCGCCGCACTGGATGCTGGCGGCTACGTCTATTCGCGTGTGCTCTAAATGTCAGCCCTTCTCGTAATGGAAGCGTAGTTCCTGTTCGCTGGCGACCGGCTGTCCATTACGGTTCGCAGGATTGAAGACCCACTGCCGTATCGTTGCGATCACGGTCTCATCAATCTTCTGTTCAATCCCCTGGACCAGTTTCAGGTCGGATATCTTTCCGTTCTCGTCGATGACGATATCGAGAATGACGTCTCCCTTTGTTCCCGGCGCCATCGTTGAGAGATCCGGTTTGGGCCTCGGGAAGTACTTTGCGAGTGCGATGCTGATATCTCCCGAGCCCAGGGCATCGGCCCCGCTCGTCGAGTCTGGATGATCTGAGACAGGAGACTTGGTGTTTGGCGAAGTCGCCTGTTCCGCCACCTGCTTCTTCTCTGGCGTCGGTAACGAGAGCTTCGCC
This portion of the Edaphobacter sp. 4G125 genome encodes:
- a CDS encoding energy transducer TonB; translation: MDTIGKPVAQPARSPVSATVSVVMHILVLSALLYHGRHWIAPIRYPGTENGHHLVLTYLPGRAPMQALMQAARTPPDQAKAKLSLPTPEKKQVAEQATSPNTKSPVSDHPDSTSGADALGSGDISIALAKYFPRPKPDLSTMAPGTKGDVILDIVIDENGKISDLKLVQGIEQKIDETVIATIRQWVFNPANRNGQPVASEQELRFHYEKG
- a CDS encoding threonine ammonia-lyase → MSTAERVSETSITLADVVAARERLRNSIYYSPCAHSQMLSSITGQQVFLKLENLQMTGSFKERGALNRIALLTPEQAARGVVAASAGNHAQGVAYHATKRGIRAVIVMPLATPLVKVTATRGFGAEVVLHGANYDEAYEEARRICAAQNMTFIHPFDDPAVMAGQGTIGLELLEQIPDLEAVVVPIGGGGLIGGVACAIKESNPRIKVIGAQTSRLPSMKVAVEQHRPVTIPPATTIADGIAVRRAGEVTLPVIERYVDEIVTVDEDEIASAILVLLEREKTLAEGAGATGLASLLQKKTSLNGARTAVIIGGGNIDVTLLSRIIERGLVQDGRMIRLRIHLLDKPGALAELTKLIAHHRVNIVDTLYNRAYYGVNLGDTTIDITLETRGPAQVAELLAALDAGGYVYSRVL